The segment CTCAGGAAAAGATCTGGGCGAGCGTTTGCCAGCCGAGCACCGAGTCCACGGCAAGACCGCAGAACACCAGGGCCAAGTACTCGTTGGACAGGATGAACAACTTCAGCGGCTTGACCGGAGTCCCCGCTCGCACGCCTGCGTACAGGCGATGAGCGACGACGAGGAACCACACTCCCGACGCCACGGCGACGGCCGCGTAGACGACGCCCGAGCCCGGCGCCAACGCGAGCGTTGCGGCAACGGTGGCCCATGCATAGAGCACGATGTGCTTGGTGACCTTCGTTTCCGAGGCGACAGCAGGCAACATCGGCACGTTGGCCGCCTGGTAGTCCTCCTTGTAACGGAGCATGAGCGCCCAGGTGTGCGGCGGCGTCCACAGGAAGATCACAAGGAACATCACCAGCGCCTGCCACCCGATCGTGCCGGTCACGGCGGACCAACCGATCATCACCGGCATACAACCGGCCGCGCCA is part of the Rhodococcus sp. SBT000017 genome and harbors:
- a CDS encoding heme o synthase, translating into MTSAPRRAFALFLAYVALTKPRVIELLLVTTIPAMLLADRGNVDPWLILTTLFGGMLAAASANTLNMVVDADIDKVMKRTEKRPLARGAMPVSHALIFGLVLGVFSFFWLWATTNLLSGVLAVVTICFYIFVYTLVLKRRTSQNVVWGGAAGCMPVMIGWSAVTGTIGWQALVMFLVIFLWTPPHTWALMLRYKEDYQAANVPMLPAVASETKVTKHIVLYAWATVAATLALAPGSGVVYAAVAVASGVWFLVVAHRLYAGVRAGTPVKPLKLFILSNEYLALVFCGLAVDSVLGWQTLAQIFS